A stretch of Triticum aestivum cultivar Chinese Spring chromosome 1D, IWGSC CS RefSeq v2.1, whole genome shotgun sequence DNA encodes these proteins:
- the LOC123177148 gene encoding uncharacterized protein, whose translation MDLPGAGSAYLPAPPPGLRALAVSADAVRLSSIAANLRERWHYEVTACIDQAAAMAELRAGNKFEVVLVDMHSLGCGAPAIELLECAVGGMHVETYAISESGHRFGPLVMEDLDVLKKHNDNEASNGSKSLEATQNGPCNSSP comes from the exons ATGGATCTCCCCGGCGCCGGCAGCGCCTACCTCCCTGCTCCTCCCCCTGGCCTCCGCGCGCTCGCCGTCTCGGCGGACGCCGTCAGGCTTAGCTCCATAGCCGCCAACCTCCGGGAGCGATGGCACTACGAAG TGACGGCTTGCATTGatcaggcggcggccatggcggagctCCGCGCGGGGAACAAGTTCGAGGTCGTGCTGGTCGACATGCACTCCCTAGGCTGCGGCGCGCCAGCCATTGAGCTCTTGGAATGTGCCGTCGGCGGGATGCACGTTGAGACATATG CAATATCAGAAAGTGGCCATCGCTTTGGACCCTTGGTGATGGAGGATCTCGATGTCTTAAAGAAGCACAACGACAATGAAGCATCAAATGGATCTAAGTCACTGGAGGCCACTCAGAATGGTCCATGCAACAGCTCACCCTAG